The DNA segment TCTATTGCACAGATTCCAAACAGAGAGAGCTTCTTCCCCATAAATAGTGGAGAAATACAAGGTGGGTCTGATACCAAAACTGGCAATGATTGGCCAGTAACCAAAAAACATCGAGCTGGACATGAAGGGTAATGATGCATAGGGAGACAGAAATGGGAGTAGAAAAATATGTGTGCATCCTTTACTAGCTTCAACATCAAACGCATCCAAAGAACTGTTCCAATGATGGGGCGGTGAAGACATTAGAGGCAGTTCGTTCAGGTCTGAATGGAGAAATGTGAAGCTGATATTTGATGAATCTCTGTaagcaataaaagaaaactCAGATGGGAGGCATTGTAACGGGAATTCGTATTAATACTAAGACATAATAAGCATTTGTGTAGAATTGAATCAGTAAGAAGATGGTTAAATGTATTATACAACAGACAACACACGTATATTATGCAGTAAGTTTTACATAAGAAGAACATGTATTCCAGTCATCTGCTGCAGCTCAACTATATAATGTACAATGCATCATACGAGTAATACAATAAACAGACAGTACTTTTCAcacatttataaatattaattttaaactttcATCCTAAGGAAGGAATAAATTGTGGCCCTAGAAGTGCTTTTAGGATCAAAAGAAAGCTTCCAGAGGCAggctttctttttccttcaatGCTACAGAAAACATTTTCTGTTTTCTGGTATTAGGACTCCAGAACCATTTTTCTCTGTTCATCCTCATAAAATTCCCTTTTTTTGTTAAGTAAAAGCAATAGTATTAAGAATTTGAACTTAGAATTTGGAAGCTGAAATTTAAGCATAAAAGATCTCAAAACACACCTCCAACATTATAATCTGTAGTCTTAGAAAAGTAATTGGGTTTGTtaaacatctttttttttttcttcttttggcttAAGTTCACAAGTGAAACATCAGAAAGTTTTGAAACATAATGAGATTTgacattatttttttccctttttttgtcCATcggtgaaatttgacatatttttcaAGACTTTATGCAATAAAATGCCATATTTTGTAATCCAAATACAGAACTGTAGTGCTAATATAAAGTAACAAGTATCTGACAGTTTTTCAAGGAGATGAACATTACTTGTTATGCATCAAACTTTTTGTTTGCACAAATTCCTATTTATTTCGGtcaattttaaattctttatgtTATATTTACGAAACAAGATTTGATAGCTACACTGTAGAATGATGACAAGTAATAGGAACATACAGCCAACTGAGAAACAACTTCAGGATTTGTGTCGATATGCCAATCTGGCTCAAGTTGCCGAACAAAGGATGACCGCCCAGTCTCTGTGCTACAAAAGAGAACCTGCAGGAGTTCATgtgaaataaaaaactaatagcataaatgtgaatgaaatttcagaatagggaaaaaaatcaaaatggtaCAAACTAATAGCTAAGCTGAATATTAATACACTTTCACAGAagattttatatctttttttatatataagtgatgatgagatattatattataaacatGCTTCAAAGAACGAGCACAGCAAGGTACACAGGAAGCATACAAAGagcaagaaaacaacaaaaaagccAAGGACCAACCAAGgcaggaaaaccaaaaaaacagcACCCTCTCTTACCAACAGAAATACCAGGGCAATTTCCAATTTCCCTAAATCCAACTAAATCGACAGAAACTTCGGCCAGAGAATAGAAAGTGAAGTTCAATGAACATCATAAATCTTGACCCTTAAGAGGACCTGTGCAACCCTAAATGCTGGTTCAAACCTGATTGAGAAGGTagaaattgaaatgaaaatccCTGTGTCAATGGAAAGGAGAACTACTGCAAAAACTAGAAAACACATAACAGTGCTTCCACCAATTATAAAAGTGGTATATGAGGATGAAATTCTGACTTCTCATTTCCAATTCACCTTCAGCTAAGTACCTCATTCATGCAACAGTTTATGTGCATACTTGTGCTAGATGTTTTGGCCAAACTAAAATAAGTATAGACCTCTGTTTAATGGCAACAGAAACACTTTCATGTCTCACTTGACTGCTAGGAAATCCTAAGGCACAAGGAAAACAGAAAAATCAACTCCAACTTGTGATTGGATTCCaagtttcattttgttttccatGATTTGCTAGTTTTTCTAATTAgcaaatttttctttccttagtacatCAAACtgaacttggaacctttccTATCCGGACCCAACCCCTTGCCACCTGAGCCAGCGTCACAGGTCCAGTGACTTGATGTGCAGCATGTATTGGTAACTGTCTGTCTTCAATCCTATTCAGGGTTGGGCCAAACCACTCCTGCTTCAATTGCAGCTTTTGTAAAGTATTCTTTAATTTGTTAAGTTTTCTAGTCGTGGCCCACCCATGAGAGGGGTTCTGGAGAATGCTTGAGGGTGGTCAACTCGTTATTACCTTCCAAGAGTCAAAGCCTCCTAGTTTCCTAGGCCACTGCTTCAGCTGAGATCAAAGGGGTAAAAGAAGCCAAATTTGAAGTTAATTGTTTAAGATGCATCTTGCTCCTTCCTAGAAGATACACCCTTCATGTGTATGAATATGTCCATGCTCTCTTATTTGTGAAGATTAACCCCTCTACTAatacaattaatttttataatttcttttaagttaGGAAGCAGAATACCAAAGATAAGacattctgatttttttttgataggtaaaagcaaatatattaaaagcacaaGAAAAGGCACACTAGGTACACGCAGAGTAtaaggtaataataataataataataacaacaataataataaaactattgttattattttgaagATAAAGAAATAATGGCCTAGTAACAAATAATGACCTAGtaacaactaaaaaatttacTGTAGCATCTCCAACAACTCGAGGTGAGAAAATAGTCTTgtttatacaataaaaaatggtgAAGTTATATTTCAGAGTGTGCATTTCCATACCTTGTCTTTGACCAAGCCACCAGATGTGAAAACCCCAGCATCTTCTAAAGCCAGAAGCACCTTTCTCTGCATTCAATTGTTTATGATGAATGATGAGGGAAACCATTTcaatataaatgtaattaaaaacaataaatcagTAAGAAAACACTGTAATCAGACAGACTGCAAAAAGGATGTTAAAAAAAGCAGCTAACCATTAACAGCAGCATCAGAAACCTTGTGACTCTACTATGCCAACACAAATAATAGGAAGACCAAGTTGTTTAAGTGAAAAAGCAAGTATCCACAAAGTCCAATAATCACCAAAAAGCCAATGTGAAGACAACTGCAGGAAGATAGGACTCGGTTCATGGGACTCAAAAAAATGTGGAAAAGAGGTTTTGCATTTCTAGAACCTAAATATCCATGAGCTGGAACATAGAAGCCCCATGGAGGAAATAATGCAAAGCTAGATTTCAGTACCTTCCAAGcatctcataaaaaaatagaagggCCAATAGATCCATTACTTCAAGTTTTTGtccaacttttaaaaatatatactgcTATAAAATACATGCTAGCCACATCCCATATGGAgcaaatgcaaagaaaaaaagcaCAACACTAGATATATGATGCATGCACAGAAAATGTCCAGATCTGTGCACAAACTGCTTGCTCCTCAGCAAACAAACAAGAAATAACCCAACACATTAGGCAAAAACAATAACAGTAACTAGaaatcacaaaataataaaagtatatGTAACAAGGTCTGCACGCACTTCACTTTCATCATCCAGAACTCTTTCCATGAGATAAAGATCACAAAACTTTGTTATCTCCAACAACACTTCCAGCACAGAGGATCTCACAGTTGCTTGTTTCTGCCAGAACAAAGTAAGGCACAATGTCAAACTTCTATAGAATATTGGTTCATGCACAAAGGTCAGTGGAACAAAAATCTCACCGCCTGAAGCTCCTCTGGACTGCTTTCCTCAAGGATTACACCAAGCAACCGGCATGTTACCTAAACAAGCAAAGTCCCAGAATCATAAAATCCATGATACAAAATGGGTGACAAATCAAAAAATTTCTCCCAAGGAGagtttatattttcttcttgcCATTGTACAGaaaccaaggaaaaaaaaattcaattcttaTGCAAGACAAATCAAACTTGCATAATTTCACCAAGTTCTTTTAGAAGGTATAGTACAACAGCATATGATGAACAGgctatacaatttttttaattaaattaatagcTAAAGCTAGACTaaagcaaaaatgaaaataaaacatggAAGTTATGAGCTATATTCTGTGGCAGTTATTTCTCATAACATGAACTGAAAAGTTGATCATGCATCAAGACTAAGGCTTCATCTGGGATAGCTTCTTGTTTTTGGCTTCAATTGGAAGCTCAAGTTAAAACTACAATTTTTAAAGGGCAATATTGGTattgtaaaagttttattaaacatgaaagaACTTCTTACATAAGCCAAAATAGAGCTTTTACAATatgaaactttttttaattCCCATATTAAACACTATTTTAAGCCATAAACTCTTTGAACAAAAATAGCCAAACAAACATAGAAGCTTTTATTGAGTTCAAAAAAGAGCTTTCAACTTCTTAGAAATCAATCCAAACAGGGCCTAAGACAATCATTAGAGAAAATAACCAGCTGCTGAACTTGAGACTGATGATAAAGAAAAGGGTTGTAGTAGCATGGTAAAGACCAATCAAAGATTCACAAACAAGCGGACAATCCAAGTTACTAGATTTATCACCTTCCATTATAGATTATGATATAATGGTGGAACTGGAACTTACCTGATCTTGATTGTTGAAGTTTGATTGTTTAGTAAATGATATGACCACGATAATTAGTACTATTTTCAAGCAACAGATACTTGATGCTTAACCAaccaaaatcaaggtaaatGCTACACTCAGGAGATCCACATGGAGAAAGCTTTCAGGTAATCTAAATCAAGTATCATGATAAAAAAGCACATGCACATCAGATAAACAGGGGCATGGACCAATTACCTTCCTTCCTTCACTCAATTTCTGCCTAACTATTTGCCCTAAAGTTggctgaaaaagaaaaataaataccaaaTTGTAAATAAACCAATTCTTTAAAAAGTAATAGATGCAAATTTTGGACAAAGATTGATGCTGACCTTTACTGGCTGGAAGAACTCATCGATAACATTCTGTGCTCTTGAGTCCTCTGAAGATGAACACACTCCCGAAGGTGCCAAAGTTGTAGTTGACTGACTACTGACACCAGAACTACTAGGTGCAGGAGCTTGCCGCTTGGGTTGCCTTCTCTGAGGCCCACTCGGTGATCTCAACAATCTCCAGGTAAAAATCATTGCAACAGCAAACCCCGCCAGAGCCCCAACAGATCGTGAATCCTGATACCAAttaaatgaaatgagaaaaCCCAGACTCTAGGAAAGGCACCTCATGGTAAACAAAATTAAGAGTTCTTAGGATCAAAGATGGATAACATTTAAGAGATTGCAGATTGTTCTAACAatttgaagagagagagagagggaaatTCCATATTTGGTGAAGGTAACGCTGGCATTTCATGACTAAGCAATTTTGATAAGGGACAGTCAAGTATAGCAAATACCAATAGCTGCCCCATAGTTTGCATTAAAGATGCTACAAGGGCAATACATGGGTTGCCCTGAGGAAAAAAGTGATGGTCTTTCACATAAGTTCTTAACAGTTGagaaatttgatataaaaagaaTTGGccataaacaatatatatagCCAGCTCCAGGGCTTTGTTTGGTCGAGTTGAGCCAGTGGAACCAATGCGAACTCAAGTTTTAATTTCACTAAAGAGAATGAATTGAAATCCATTACGCCCATCATCTTTAAGCAGCATCCAGGGGCCaatcttttgtttgttttctattttcggtttattttctttctcccttcctttctttctttctttctttctttcttttcccatttttttcctgcTATATTTGCTAACTAAGAAAACTCAGAAAATACAgagggaaaacaaaattaagCTTAAGCACGTTAAAACTTTCAACGTATATTTCACAAGAAAACCATAAACTTAATTCAATGGAACGGAATATAACACAAACAATTGGATTAACTTTTCCCTAATTGAGAATTAAAACAAAAGACAACACTAGGTTCCAGTTTCCCTTCTTGTTTTCTTCAGTTTCTAAGCTACCAAACAGAGCATTAGCGTTCCACACAGTACTTTACAACACTATCTGGACTTTACACCCCAAATCAATTCACAACCCAAGCTAGCCCCCAACTCAACAGAAcacaaacaaaaaatcaaagtcAGGTcacaaaaatgaatttaaaaataaaaataaaaattcacctcctgtttggttcccgagaaaaacaagcaaaataaaacaaaattccaTTGTTGGGTTCCCAAGAAAACGAAAAACCCACCCCAACTCAGCCAAATAATTGCACAAAAACCCAGTATTAAACTGACACTTCTCCATTCCAAATAACAAAAACCAGAGAGCTCCAATTTCATTTCCGTTTCTCAGCCATCAAACAGACCCAGATCcagaaaaaacagagaaaagggTGAGAGAAAAACCAGGTTTCGGAGAGAGATCGAGAAGAGATTAGACATTTTGACGGTCAAATAAGCCCCGAACTTCTTGATCAGTCGAACCAGCTCTTCTTTTGATGACTCTGCTGCCatggctcaatcccaacacaaAACGACCGTCGCTTTGATAATCCTCAAGCTCTTGGTTCTTCCATGGCTCAATTCTAGAGAGAAATCTTCAATCTCGATATTAGAAAGAGAGGGGTCTTCGGTCCTCTGCAATTcccttttttccccttttttttttcttttctccgtCGCAGGGACGAGGGCGGATTGCGTGTGGTTGGATGTATGGAATCTGCAGTGTGGTCAGTTAAGATCAATTAGCAGCAGTGATTCCGTTGGTATTGGCAGCGATCCAGTGCGCTTCGATGCATGGAGTCATGGACTACCCAATTAGATCAACGGTTCGtggattttttgaaatactCAAAATTAATTACCGAAAAAATTTCACCGTTGATTATAAACCTCAGAAAAAGCGTTTGATATTACGTTATGTTGaattactaagaaaaaaaatgtattaaaaaaattaagaaaaaggattttctaatatttggttttacacgaaaagaaaaaccataattataagaataaaattaattaaataaaattttattaataattctaattttatttatataaaaaatatatgaattttaaaatggtTGGATTTTAACAGTAAAAAAATCAACACATTTCTTATGATTTCGTCAtttttattactatatttttcattttaattaacaAATGAGATGTAATACAATTTACCCCCTCAATTTATCTCATCGAACATATTTCAATACaagttttttaaattataatatatatatttttttttagtctaaTGTAAAAGATAGAATACCGtaatttaagaaattcaaagtgcaatatattcattttaaacaTGAGGAAAACATGGAATAGGCTGAGGGATAAAGTGAA comes from the Vitis vinifera cultivar Pinot Noir 40024 chromosome 12, ASM3070453v1 genome and includes:
- the LOC100267138 gene encoding peroxisome biogenesis protein 22, yielding MAAESSKEELVRLIKKFGAYLTVKMSNLFSISLRNLDSRSVGALAGFAVAMIFTWRLLRSPSGPQRRQPKRQAPAPSSSGVSSQSTTTLAPSGVCSSSEDSRAQNVIDEFFQPVKPTLGQIVRQKLSEGRKVTCRLLGVILEESSPEELQAKQATVRSSVLEVLLEITKFCDLYLMERVLDDESERKVLLALEDAGVFTSGGLVKDKVLFCSTETGRSSFVRQLEPDWHIDTNPEVVSQLARFIKYQLHISPFRPERTASNVFTAPSLEQFFGCV